Within Candidatus Bathyarchaeota archaeon, the genomic segment AAGGTGAGGGTTAACGATATACCCATCCAGCTCTACCAGCCCTGGATAGCTAGGGAGAAGATAATGGAGCCCTTATACCTAGCCGGAGAAGGGGTTACAAGCAGGATAGACATAGATGCGAAGGTGGAGGGGGGAGGATTCATGAGCCGGGCGGAGGCCGTGAGGATGGGCATAGCTAGGGGACTGGTCAAATGGACGAAGAGCGAGATCCTGAGAGATACATACCTAAAGTACGATAGGAGCATGCTGGCGGGAGACAGCCGAAGGACCGAGCCGAAGAAGTTCGGGGGGCCCAGCGCCAGAACTAGAAAACAGAAATCCTACAGATAGGCCAGTATGTGTAGGGGTGGCCACCCTTGGCTAGGATGGTCACACCAATAGTTAAGAGGGGCTCCCTGATAAGGGAGGGAAGGGGATTTTCGATAGGAGAACTCGTGAAATTGGGCCTCAACGTAGGAGAGGCCCGCCACCTAGGCATCCCGGTCGACGAGAGGAGGAGCACCAGCTACGAGGAGAATGTGGAGAGGCTGAAGAGCTGGATAGCCGAAGCGGAGAAGACGGGCTTTAGGACCCCCGAACCAAGACAGAGCTCCAAGAGGAAGAGGGGGCGGGTCTACAGAGGCCTAACGAGCTCAGGGAAGGAGATGAGAGGCCTAAGGAAGAAGAGAGGTTTAGGGAAACAATAAAGCCTCCCGCCTGGTTCGGGTAACCAACTCCCTATTGATATGAGGAGAAAATCACTCAAGACGGCGAGTTCTCTAATCCTCCATCGATAAGTTAAAAACATAGTGTTGATTAAAGTTAAAGAGATAGAAATGAGTGAGATTCTGGAGCTACCTAAAGA encodes:
- a CDS encoding 30S ribosomal protein S9 — protein: MTKMLLSTGKRKTSIARVLIREGTGKVRVNDIPIQLYQPWIAREKIMEPLYLAGEGVTSRIDIDAKVEGGGFMSRAEAVRMGIARGLVKWTKSEILRDTYLKYDRSMLAGDSRRTEPKKFGGPSARTRKQKSYR
- a CDS encoding ribosomal protein L13e, with translation MARMVTPIVKRGSLIREGRGFSIGELVKLGLNVGEARHLGIPVDERRSTSYEENVERLKSWIAEAEKTGFRTPEPRQSSKRKRGRVYRGLTSSGKEMRGLRKKRGLGKQ